Proteins from a genomic interval of Pseudomonas versuta:
- a CDS encoding urease subunit beta → MIPGQYRIASGDIELNAGRRTLSISVSNRGDRPIQVGSHYHFFETNDALMFERADSRGMRLNIPAGTAVRFEPGQTREVELVELAGLRRVFGFAGRVMGNLD, encoded by the coding sequence ATGATTCCAGGCCAATACCGCATTGCATCCGGGGACATCGAGCTGAATGCCGGCCGCCGCACCCTGAGTATCAGCGTGTCGAATCGAGGCGACCGCCCGATCCAGGTGGGTTCGCACTATCACTTTTTCGAAACCAACGATGCCCTGATGTTTGAACGTGCTGACAGCCGCGGCATGCGCCTGAATATCCCGGCGGGCACCGCCGTGCGTTTCGAGCCGGGGCAGACCCGCGAAGTGGAACTGGTGGAACTGGCCGGGCTGCGTCGGGTGTTCGGCTTTGCCGGTCGGGTCATGGGCAATCTGGACTGA
- the ureC gene encoding urease subunit alpha — MKISRQAYADMFGPTVGDKIRLADTELWIEVEQDFTTYGEEVKFGGGKVIRDGMGQSQLLASEVVDTLITNALIVDHWGIVKADVGLKNGRIHAIGKAGNPDIQPDVTIAIGASTEVIAGEGMILTAGGIDTHIHFICPQQIEEALNSGVTTMIGGGTGPATGTNATTCTSGPWHMARMLQAADAFPMNMGFTGKGNASLPQPLIEQVEAGAIGLKLHEDWGTTPAAIDNCLNVADLYDVQVAIHSDTLNESGFVETTLAAFKGRTIHTYHTEGAGGGHAPDIIKACGLSNVLPSSTNPTRPFTRNTIDEHLDMLMVCHHLDPAIAEDVAFAESRIRRETIAAEDILHDLGAFSMISSDSQAMGRVGEVITRTWQTADKMKKQRGPLPEDAPGNDNFRAKRYIAKYTINPAITHGVSHEVGSIEVGKWADLVLWRPAFFGVKPTLILKGGAIASSLMGDPNASIPTPQPVHYRPMFASYGGSRHATCLTFISQAAAEAGVPAALGLKKQIAVVKGCRDVQKTDLIHNGYLPEIEVDPQTYQVKADGVLLWCEPADVLPMAQRYFLF, encoded by the coding sequence ATGAAAATTTCCCGCCAGGCCTATGCCGACATGTTCGGCCCTACCGTTGGCGACAAGATCCGCTTGGCCGACACCGAGTTGTGGATCGAGGTCGAGCAGGACTTCACCACCTATGGCGAAGAAGTGAAGTTTGGCGGCGGCAAGGTGATTCGTGACGGCATGGGCCAGAGCCAGCTGCTCGCCAGCGAGGTGGTCGACACGCTGATCACCAACGCGCTGATTGTCGATCACTGGGGCATCGTCAAAGCCGATGTGGGCCTGAAAAACGGCCGGATCCACGCCATCGGTAAAGCCGGCAACCCGGATATCCAGCCCGATGTGACCATCGCCATCGGCGCCAGCACCGAAGTGATTGCCGGCGAAGGCATGATCCTCACGGCAGGCGGCATCGATACCCATATTCACTTCATCTGCCCGCAACAGATCGAAGAAGCCTTGAACAGCGGGGTCACCACCATGATCGGCGGCGGCACCGGCCCGGCCACCGGCACCAATGCCACCACCTGCACCTCGGGCCCGTGGCACATGGCGCGCATGCTGCAGGCCGCCGATGCGTTCCCGATGAACATGGGCTTTACCGGCAAAGGCAACGCCAGCCTGCCGCAACCGCTGATCGAACAGGTCGAAGCCGGGGCCATCGGCCTCAAGCTGCACGAAGACTGGGGCACCACGCCCGCAGCCATCGACAACTGCCTGAACGTGGCCGACCTGTATGACGTGCAAGTGGCAATTCACAGCGACACGCTGAACGAGTCGGGCTTTGTCGAAACCACTCTGGCCGCGTTCAAGGGCCGCACCATCCACACCTATCACACCGAAGGCGCGGGGGGCGGCCATGCCCCGGACATCATCAAGGCCTGCGGCCTGAGCAACGTGCTGCCAAGCTCGACCAACCCGACCCGGCCTTTTACCCGCAATACCATCGACGAGCACCTGGACATGTTGATGGTCTGTCATCACCTCGACCCGGCCATCGCCGAAGACGTCGCCTTCGCGGAAAGCCGTATCCGTCGTGAAACCATCGCCGCCGAAGATATCCTGCATGACCTCGGCGCGTTTTCGATGATCAGCTCCGACAGCCAGGCCATGGGCCGGGTCGGCGAGGTCATCACCCGTACCTGGCAAACCGCCGACAAGATGAAAAAACAGCGCGGCCCGCTACCCGAAGATGCACCGGGCAATGACAACTTCCGCGCCAAACGCTACATCGCCAAGTACACCATCAACCCGGCCATTACCCACGGCGTCAGCCATGAAGTGGGCTCGATCGAGGTGGGTAAATGGGCCGACCTGGTGCTCTGGCGTCCGGCGTTTTTCGGGGTCAAGCCGACCCTGATTCTCAAGGGCGGTGCGATTGCCTCAAGCCTGATGGGCGACCCCAATGCTTCGATCCCGACCCCGCAGCCGGTGCACTACCGCCCGATGTTTGCCAGCTACGGCGGCTCGCGTCATGCCACCTGCCTGACCTTTATCAGCCAGGCGGCGGCGGAGGCCGGGGTACCCGCAGCACTGGGGCTGAAGAAGCAAATCGCCGTGGTCAAAGGCTGTCGCGACGTGCAGAAAACCGACCTGATCCACAACGGCTACCTGCCTGAAATCGAAGTCGATCCACAGACCTATCAAGTCAAGGCTGACGGTGTACTGCTGTGGTGCGAGCCCGCAGACGTATTACCGATGGCGCAGCGTTACTTTCTGTTTTGA
- a CDS encoding sensor histidine kinase, producing the protein MRLSEFIVQNADRIVDEWEQFAETITPAAESMDSVALRDHAKAILLAASRDMNTAQTASEQQAKAEGEGAEKTPALDVAAASHGELRHTVGFDLVQMTSEFRHLRACVIRLWVASLETPQAVHFQDMIRFNEAIDEALAESTAAYAEQVNRSRDIFLAILGHDLRAPLQAVSMSTEMLERKTTLDANAQNYVKAIKTGAHHMHGMVSDLLEFVRSRLGTQLPVEPCAMNMAHACQTALDQARAGHPDSEQSLQVNGNVEGHWDPRRLGQLLQNLIGNALQHGASKSAVSLTLNGAADSVTLKVHNNGTPIAEEALATLFDPLVRSPSEDICEPGASTSLGLGLFIVKEVVDAHKGSIEVTSTKDEGTTFTVVLPKNI; encoded by the coding sequence ATGCGCCTATCTGAGTTCATCGTGCAAAACGCTGACCGTATTGTCGATGAATGGGAGCAGTTCGCCGAAACCATCACCCCGGCTGCCGAATCAATGGACAGCGTGGCCCTGCGTGATCATGCCAAGGCCATTCTGCTGGCCGCCTCGCGGGACATGAACACGGCGCAAACAGCCAGCGAACAACAGGCCAAGGCCGAAGGCGAAGGCGCGGAGAAAACCCCGGCCCTGGACGTTGCCGCGGCCAGTCATGGCGAGTTGCGCCATACCGTGGGCTTTGATCTGGTGCAGATGACTTCCGAGTTCCGGCACTTGCGCGCCTGCGTGATCCGCCTGTGGGTCGCCAGCCTCGAAACGCCACAGGCAGTGCACTTCCAGGACATGATCCGGTTCAATGAGGCCATTGATGAGGCCCTGGCCGAATCCACCGCGGCCTATGCCGAGCAGGTCAACCGTTCGCGGGATATCTTTTTGGCGATTCTGGGCCATGACCTGCGCGCGCCGCTGCAAGCGGTGAGCATGTCCACCGAGATGCTGGAGCGCAAAACCACCCTGGACGCCAATGCCCAGAACTACGTGAAGGCCATCAAGACCGGGGCTCATCACATGCATGGGATGGTCAGCGACCTGCTGGAGTTTGTGCGCAGCCGCCTGGGTACCCAGTTGCCTGTGGAACCCTGTGCCATGAACATGGCCCACGCTTGTCAGACCGCACTGGACCAGGCCCGTGCCGGGCACCCCGACTCTGAGCAGAGCTTGCAGGTCAACGGCAATGTTGAAGGCCACTGGGATCCGCGACGCCTTGGCCAGCTGTTGCAAAACCTGATCGGCAATGCGCTGCAGCATGGCGCCAGCAAGAGTGCTGTAAGCCTGACCCTCAATGGCGCAGCGGATAGCGTGACCCTCAAAGTGCACAACAACGGCACTCCGATTGCAGAAGAGGCACTGGCCACCTTGTTCGACCCGCTGGTACGCAGCCCGAGCGAAGACATCTGCGAACCGGGGGCCTCCACCAGCCTTGGCCTGGGATTATTTATCGTCAAGGAAGTGGTGGATGCACACAAAGGCAGCATCGAAGTGACCTCGACCAAAGACGAGGGCACGACGTTTACCGTGGTGTTGCCGAAAAATATCTAA
- a CDS encoding chaperone modulator CbpM → MSSTLIVQLDMERFCEEAGIPATYVIEIVEHGIIEPQGRTPDVWRFDDYELAIAQRATKLHNDLEMEWEGVALALDLIEEVQQLRAENQRLKQQLGRFVGDL, encoded by the coding sequence ATGAGCAGCACCCTGATCGTTCAGCTGGACATGGAAAGGTTCTGCGAAGAGGCCGGTATCCCGGCCACTTACGTGATAGAGATTGTCGAACACGGAATTATCGAACCTCAGGGCCGCACGCCGGACGTGTGGCGTTTTGACGACTACGAACTGGCCATCGCACAGCGTGCGACCAAGTTGCACAACGACCTGGAGATGGAGTGGGAAGGCGTCGCCCTGGCGCTGGACCTGATCGAGGAAGTGCAGCAATTGCGCGCCGAGAACCAGCGGCTCAAGCAGCAATTGGGACGCTTTGTCGGCGACCTGTAA
- the cbpA gene encoding curved DNA-binding protein, protein MDFKDYYKILGVEPTADDKAIKTAYRKLARKYHPDVSKEKDAEEKFKDVNEAYEALKSADKRAEYDEMRKYGQHGQPFQGPPGWQGHSSGGFEDQGDFSDFFSSIFGSRGNGFGGQSGRSAGRRGQDVEMELPIFLEETLSGESKQISFQIGGASKTLNVKIPAGVTDGERIRLKGQGGPGVGGGANGDLYLIIRFAPHPKFDVEGHDLVITVPVAPWEAALGTKVAVPTLTSKINLTIRPDSQSGQRLRIKGHGLANKQGERGDLYAQLKVVMPKQSDEATKALWQDLADKSAFDPRAQWSN, encoded by the coding sequence ATGGACTTCAAAGACTATTACAAGATCCTGGGTGTCGAGCCCACGGCTGACGATAAGGCAATCAAGACCGCTTATCGCAAGCTCGCGCGCAAATATCACCCGGATGTGAGCAAGGAAAAGGACGCCGAAGAGAAATTCAAGGACGTCAACGAAGCGTATGAAGCACTGAAAAGTGCCGATAAACGCGCCGAATACGATGAAATGCGCAAATACGGCCAGCATGGCCAACCGTTCCAGGGGCCACCTGGCTGGCAGGGTCACTCGAGCGGCGGTTTCGAGGATCAGGGCGATTTTTCAGACTTTTTCAGCTCGATCTTCGGTTCGCGCGGTAATGGTTTCGGCGGCCAGAGCGGTCGCAGCGCGGGACGTCGCGGACAGGATGTAGAAATGGAACTGCCGATTTTCCTTGAAGAGACCCTGTCTGGCGAATCGAAGCAGATCAGCTTCCAGATTGGCGGGGCCAGCAAGACCCTGAACGTAAAAATCCCGGCCGGTGTCACCGACGGTGAGCGTATTCGCCTTAAAGGGCAGGGTGGTCCGGGTGTTGGTGGCGGTGCCAATGGTGATCTATACCTGATCATTCGCTTTGCCCCGCATCCGAAGTTCGATGTGGAAGGTCATGATCTGGTCATCACTGTGCCAGTGGCACCGTGGGAAGCTGCATTGGGCACCAAAGTGGCCGTGCCGACCCTGACCAGCAAAATCAACCTGACCATTCGCCCCGACAGCCAGAGCGGTCAACGCTTGCGCATCAAAGGTCATGGCCTGGCGAACAAGCAAGGCGAGCGCGGCGATTTGTATGCCCAATTGAAAGTGGTCATGCCCAAACAGAGCGACGAGGCCACAAAAGCCCTGTGGCAAGACCTGGCCGACAAATCGGCATTCGACCCGAGAGCCCAATGGAGTAACTGA